From Erinaceus europaeus chromosome 9, mEriEur2.1, whole genome shotgun sequence, one genomic window encodes:
- the CASQ1 gene encoding calsequestrin-1, with product MGTRVVPGLQLVMLALLVLGTPKLGVLGEEGLNFPEYDGVDRVVNVNTKNYKNVFKKYEVLALLYHEHPEDDKASQRQFEMEELILELAAQVLEDKGVGFGLVDSEKDAAVAKKLGLTEEDSIYVFKGDEVIEYDGELSADTLVEFLLDVLEDPVELIEGERELQAFENIEDEIKLIGYFKSKDSEHFKAYEDAAEEFHPYIPFFATFDSKVAKKLTLKMNEIDFYEAFMEEPVTIPDKPNSEEEIVSFVEEHKRSTLRKLKPESMYETWEDDLDGIHIVAFAEEADPDGYEFLETLKAVAQDNTDNPDLSIIWIDPDDFPLLVPYWEKTFDIDLSAPQIGVVNVTDADSIWMEMDDEEDLPSAEELEDWLEDVLEGEINTEDDDDDDDDDDDDDDDN from the exons ATGGGGACCAGAGTGGTGCCTGGGCTTCAGCTGGTGATGCTGGCGCTGTTGGTGCTGGGGACCCCCaagctgggggtgctgggggaggaggggctgaaCTTCCCTGAGTATGATGGCGTGGACCGTGTGGTCAACGTGAACACCAAGAACTACAAGAACGTGTTCAAGAAGTACGAGGTGCTGGCACTGCTCTACCATGAGCACCCCGAGGACGACAAGGCCTCCCAGAGGCAGTTCGAGATGGAGGAGCTCATTCTGGAG CTAGCAGCGCAGGTCCTGGAAGATAAGGGCGTCGGCTTTGGGTTGGTGGACTCTGAGAAAGACGCAGCTGTGGCCAAGAAGCTTG GACTGACGGAGGAGGACAGCATTTACGTCTTCAAGGGGGACGAAGTCATTGAGTACGATGGCGAGTTATCTGCTGACACGCTGGTGGAATTCCTGCTGGAT GTCCTGGAGGACCCAGTGGAGCTGATTGAGGGGGAGCGAGAGCTGCAGGCCTTCGAGAACATTGAGGATGAGATCAAGCTCATTGGCTACTTCAAGAGCAAAGACTCAGAGC ATTTCAAAGCCTATGAGGACGCCGCTGAAGAGTTCCACCCATACATCCCCTTCTTCGCCACCTTTGACAGCAAG GTGGCAAAGAAGCTGACACTGAAGATGAATGAGATTGACTTCTATGAAGCCTTCATGGAGGAGCCCGTGACCATCCCAGACAAGCCCAACAGCGAGGAGGAGATTGTCAGCTTTGTGGAGGAGCACAAGAG GTCCACCCTGAGGAAACTGAAGCCGGAGAGCATGTATGAGACCTGG GAGGACGACCTGGATGGAATCCACATTGTGGCCTTTGCAGAGGAAGCAGACCCTG ATGGCTACGAGTTCCTGGAGACACTCAAGGCTGTGGCTCAGGACAACACAGACAACCCTGACCTGAGCATCATCTGGATTGACCCTGATGACTTCCCGCTG CTGGTGCCCTACTGGGAGAAGACCTTTGACATCGACCTCTCAGCCCCCCAAATAGGAGTCGTCAATGTCACTGAT GCGGACAGCATCTGGATGGAGATGGACGATGAGGAGGACTTGCCCTCAGCAGAGGAGCTGGAGGACTGGCTGGAGGATGTGCTAGAGGGAGAGATCAACACGGAGGATGATGACGACgacgacgatgatgatgatgatgacgatgatgacaATTAG